In Bombus terrestris chromosome 6, iyBomTerr1.2, whole genome shotgun sequence, a single window of DNA contains:
- the LOC105666830 gene encoding farnesol dehydrogenase-like, which translates to MNRWTGKVAVVTGSSGGIGLAISKALASHGIKIVGLGRRIDKLQDITAEIGKDKFFPIECDVTKEEDILKVFKWIEEKFGRLDILVNNAGVLSSTPILDSKTEDYRRVIDTNLIAPAIFAREAVNSMKKCNACGHIINISSIAGLHLEAIAIPIGMYGPSKYGLRALGIELRHEINAAKLNVKITNISPGAVMTDMIKGVQDVVSNNFILKVGDIAEAVIYALGTPETVEIPEITVIPHGTGFIFPQRD; encoded by the exons ATGAATCGTTGGACCGGTAAAGTAGCAGTTGTGACTGGCTCGAGCGGAGGAATCGGTCTCGCGATATCGAAAGCTCTGGCTAGCCATGGCATTAAAATTGTTGGTTTGGGAAGAAGAATAGACAAGCTTCAGGATATTACAGCAGAAATTGGAAAGGATAAATTTTTCCCGATCGAGTGCGATgtaacgaaagaagaagatattCTTAAGGTGTTCAAATGGATCGAGGAGAAGTTTGGTCGCCTTGATATTTTAGTGAATAATGCTGGAGTCCTTAGTTCCACACCTATCCtcg ACTCAAAAACCGAAGATTACCGCAGGGTCATTGATACAAACTTGATAGCTCCAGCAATTTTTGCACGAGAAGCAGTGAATTCTATGAAAAAATGCAACGCTTGCGGTCATATAATTAATATCTCCAG CATTGCCGGATTACATCTTGAAGCTATAGCCATACCGATCGGCATGTACGGACCTAGTAAATACGGTCTAAGAGCTCTAGGGATAGAACTCCGTCACGAAATAAACGCGGCCAAGCTGAACGTCAAAATCACG aacaTCAGCCCCGGAGCTGTGATGACGGATATGATAAAAGGTGTCCAAGATGTCGTGagcaataattttatattaaaagttgGAGACATTGCCGAAGCAGTGATCTACGCGTTAGGTACACCGGAAACGGTCGAG ATTCCAGAAATCACGGTAATACCACACGGCACGGGATTTATTTTCCCACAGCGGGATTGA
- the LOC105666822 gene encoding farnesol dehydrogenase — MMNRWTGKVAVVTGSSGGIGLAISKALASHGIKVVGLARRIDKLHEAAAGIGKDKFFPIECDVTKEEDILKVFKWIDERFGRLDILVNNAGVVCVKPIIDSKTEDYRRVIDTNLIAPAIFAREAVNSMKKCNACGHIINISSIAGLHLEAIAIPIGMYGPSKYGLRALGIELRHEINAAKLNVKITNISPGAVMTDMIKGVQDVVSNNFVLKVGDIAEAVIYALGTPETVEIPEITVIPHGTGFIFPQRD, encoded by the exons ATGATGAATCGTTGGACCGGTAAAGTAGCAGTTGTGACTGGCTCGAGCGGAGGAATCGGTCTCGCGATATCGAAAGCTCTGGCTAGCCATGGCATTAAAGTAGTTGGTTTAGCAAGAAGAATAGACAAGCTTCACGAAGCTGCCGCAGGAATTGGAAAGGATAAATTTTTCCCGATCGAGTGCGATgtaacgaaagaagaagatatCCTTAAGGTGTTCAAATGGATCGACGAGAGGTTTGGTCGCCTTGATATTTTAGTGAATAATGCTGGAGTTGTTTGTGTCAAACCTATCATCG ACTCAAAAACCGAAGATTACCGCAGGGTCATTGATACAAACTTGATAGCTCCAGCAATTTTTGCACGAGAAGCAGTGAATTCTATGAAAAAATGCAACGCTTGCGGTCATATAATTAATATCTCCAG CATTGCAGGATTACATCTTGAAGCTATAGCCATACCGATCGGCATGTACGGACCTAGTAAATACGGTCTAAGAGCTCTAGGGATAGAACTCCGTCACGAAATAAACGCGGCCAAGCTGAACGTCAAAATCACG aacaTCAGCCCCGGAGCTGTGATGACGGATATGATAAAAGGTGTCCAAGATGTCGTGagcaataattttgtattaaaagttGGAGACATTGCCGAAGCAGTGATCTACGCTTTAGGTACACCAGAAACGGTCGAG ATTCCAGAAATCACGGTAATACCACACGGCACGGGATTTATTTTCCCACAGCGGGATTGA
- the LOC100644832 gene encoding farnesol dehydrogenase, whose translation MRIMNRWIGKVAVVTGSSGGIGLAISKALASHGIKVVGLARRIDKLHEAAAEIGKDKFFPIECDVTKEEDILKVFKWIDEKFGRLDILVNNAGVVCVKPIIDSKTEEYRKLIDTNLIAPAIFAREAVKSMKKCNACGHVINISSVAGLYLESIAIPLGMYGPSKYGLRALGIELRHEINAAKLNIKITNISPGAVITDMIRSIRDALHITDDYALKDADIAEAVIYTLGTPETVEIPEITIIPHGTGTSSNRQHN comes from the exons ATGCGAATAATGAATCGCTGGATTGGAAAAGTAGCAGTTGTGACTGGCTCGAGCGGAGGAATCGGTCTCGCTATATCGAAAGCTCTGGCTAGCCATGGCATTAAAGTAGTTGGTTTAGCAAGAAGAATAGACAAGCTTCACGAAGCTGCCGCAGAAATTGGAAAGGATAAATTTTTTCCGATCGAGTGCGATgtaacgaaagaagaagatatCCTTAAGGTGTTCAAATGGATCGACGAAAAGTTTGGTCGCCTTGATATTTTAGTGAATAATGCTGGAGTTGTTTGTGTCAAACCTATCATCG ACTCAAAAACTGAAGAATATCGTAAACTCATTGATACTAACTTGATAGCTCCGGCAATTTTTGCACGAGAAGCAGTGAAGTCTATGAAAAAATGCAACGCGTGCGGCCATGTAATTAATATCTCCAG cgtAGCCGGATTATATCTTGAATCTATAGCTATACCGCTAGGCATGTACGGTCCTAGTAAATATGGCTTAAGAGCTCTAGGGATAGAACTCCGTCACGAAATAAACGCGGCTAAGCTAAATATCAAAATCACG AACATTAGTCCTGGAGCTGTGATAACGGATATGATAAGAAGTATTCGTGATGCATTACACATCACTGATGATTATGCCTTAAAAGATGCGGATATCGCCGAAGCAGTGATCTACACGCTGGGAACGCCGGAAACGGTCGAG ATTCCAGAAATCACGATAATACCACATGGCACGGGAACTTCGAGTAATCGACAGCATAACTGA
- the LOC100645735 gene encoding synaptosomal-associated protein 29, giving the protein MASQNYLSDPKNPFFSLEDDIDDETFLKSAPPRSGLTTYNQYNNFDNGLEQKRQQLLQRKKEIEERTIQSTKRSISLLRDSEQIGAATAEELIRQREQLERTEKRLDDINSTLRFSQKHIQGIKSVFGSLKNYLSGKSMDAPIPSTILSESSSSESMTSPALSNSLEQVQTNIASTSPALKLHGLDNDIETSSLSNNVSKVLEQNLDEMSGSLARLKGLAIGLSEEIDLQNDLIDNITDKAEKTDIMLQKQNKDLTHLLKK; this is encoded by the exons ATGGCAAGCCAAAATTATTTGAGTGATCCAAAAAATCCGTTCTTCTCTCtcgaggatgatatagacgacGAAACTTTTCTAAAAAGTGCACCACCAAGATCTGGTCTTACGACTTACAATCAGTATAATAATTTTGACAATGGCCTCGAACAAAAACGTCAACAATTATTGCaacgaaaaaaggaaatagaagAACGTACAATACAATCAACAAAAAGGTCTATTTCGCTTTTAAGAGATTCCGAGCAGATTGGAGCTGCTACTGCAGAG GAACTCATTAGACAGAGAGAACAATTAGAAAGAACAGAGAAAAGATTGGATGATATTAATAGCACATTAAGGTTTAGTCAAAAACATATCCAAGGAATAAAAAGTGTGTTTGGAAGCCTTAAAAATTACCTCAGTGGTAAATCAATGGATGCACCAATACCGTCAACTATATTATCAGAATCTTCTAGCTCTGAATCTATGACATCTCCTGCTCTATCTAATTCGTTAGAACAAGTACAGACTAACATAGCTAGTACAAGTCCAGCATTAAAATTACATGGCTTAGATAATGATATAGAAACAAGTTCTTTAAGCAATAATGTGAGCAAAgtattagaacaaaatttagaTGAAATGAGTGGTTCATTAGCTAGATTGAAAGGTTTAGCAATAGGACTGTCGGAAGAAATAGATCTACAAAATGACTTGATCGACAACATAACAGATAAAGCAGAAAAGACAGATATTATGCTTCAGAAACAAAATAAAGACCTAActcatttattaaaaaaataa